Proteins encoded by one window of Portunus trituberculatus isolate SZX2019 chromosome 27, ASM1759143v1, whole genome shotgun sequence:
- the LOC123509767 gene encoding uncharacterized protein DDB_G0293534-like → MVRRAPLQSLLLVYGCVTFVTAAARSRRQTGEAGLDYPTYSEVPPGLSFTCEDKLPGYYADPEAQCQVWHWCVSSTMKYSFLCPNRTLFNQLYRVCDWWFNVDCADSPSSYNINEDLYKVPEASLGRELLREEEDGDQTVEESQLMEEEEAVAGDQQPQQSQLQEEELRQQEQLIEEQQEPQLLQQESQLQQQQGQEPLQQEEMQQEQQQPEEPSEV, encoded by the exons atGGTTCGTCGGGCGCCCCTACAGAGTCTCCTCCTGGTGTACGGATGTGTCACCTTCGTCACCGCCGCCGCtagg TCTCGGCGACAGACAGGAGAGGCAGGTTTGGACTACCCGACCTACTCTGAGGTGCCCCCCGGCCTCTCCTTCACCTGCGAGGACAAGCTGCCTGGTTACTACGCCGACCCTGAGGCCCAGTGCCAG GTGTGGCACTGGTGTGTTTCTTCCACCATGAAGTATTCCTTCCTCTGCCCGAACCGCACGCTCTTCAACCAGCTGTACAG GGTGTGTGACTGGTGGTTCAACGTGGACTGCGCtgactctccttcctcctacaaCATCAACGAGGATCTCTACAAGGTGCCCGAGGCGTCGCTGGGTAGAGAACTCCtgcgggaagaggaagatggagatcaGACCGTGGAAGAGTCGcagctgatggaggaggaggaagcggtggCAGGGGACCAGCAGCCACAGCAATCAcagctacaggaggaggagttgcggCAACAGGAACAGCTTATAGAGGAACAGCAGGAACCACAATTACTTCAACAGGAATCACAactacagcagcagcaaggaCAGGAACCACTGCAGCAGGAGGAAatgcaacaagaacaacagcaaccagAGGAACCCAGTGAAGTCTAG